Genomic DNA from Haloarcula marina:
AGTCCTCCCGCGGTTCGACGGGGTCCTCGCCGTCACGGATGCGAGTGAACGCGGCGATGAGGGTTGGAATCTTGGCCGTGATGCGGCGACCCACGGCGAGGTTGACCGCCTCGTCGGTGGGTTCGGCGTCCTCGGGGGCGGGGTCGTGCGCCGAGAGCATCGACACCGCGGTCCGAAGCGCGGCCATCGGCTCCTCGTCGGCCTCGGCCAGCGAGCGGACCGTCGCGAGAACGTCGTCGTCGACCTCACGCTCGCTCGCCATCTCCGACTCGAACTCCGCGAGTTCGGACTGATTCGGGAGGTGGCCGTACCAGAGCAGATACAGCACTTCTTCGTAGCTAGCACCGTTCGCAAGGTCCTCGATGGTATAGCCGCGATAGACGAGCTTGCCCGCGTCACCGTCGATGACGCTGAGCCCAGACTCGGCGACGAGGACTCCCTCCAGCCCTTTCTTGAGGTCGTCGGACATACGACAATGGTTCCCGACCGGCCGGGAAAAGCATTTTCTTTCCGGGCGTGTGTGTCCCACACCCGCCGCGGGAGAACTGGATGTTCGGGCGTTTTCTGTCTATTTTGGGCCACTACCGACAATTGTTCTCCCGTTGAACTGTATTTTCTTCGACCGGTGTGCGAACTCCCGTCGTCGGACCGCACGGCGAACGCTTTTGCGACGCGGTGTCGAACGCCTACGCATGGAGTTGACGGGAACCGTCGAGTACGAACCGGTGAGCGTGAAAGCGGTCCTCGCGGAGATGAAAGACACCGCCGAACTGCTCATCGACCTCTCGTACTCGGCGGTGTTGTTGCGGAGCGACGACGTGGCCGCCGAGGTGCTGGAACTGGAGGCGAAGATGGACGTGCTCCAGATGCGGGCGCGAATGAGTCTGCTGATGGCCTGTCGGTCGACCGACGACGCCGAGACGCTCGCGCCGGTATTGAGCATGGTCGGGGCCGCCGAGAAGATTAGCGACGCCGCGGGGGACATCGCCAAAATCGTCTTAGAGGACATCGGCCTCCCCGACTCGATGCGGGCCGCACTCCCCGAAGCGGTCGAGACGCTCGTCCGCGCGACTGTCACGCCCGAGTCCCGCCTCGCCGGGCAGACGCTCGGCGACCTGAACCTCGAAACCGATACCGGCGTGCGAGCGCTGGCGATTCGCCGACAGGGCAACTGGCTGCTGAACCCCGACCGGGAGACGCGACTCGAAGCCGCCGACGTGGTCCTCTTCCGCGGCCCCGAGGACGGCGTCAGCGAGGTGTACGCCGACGCCACGGGAGAGACGTACGAACCGCCGGAACCGCCCGCGGGCGGCGACGAGGACCTAGAGCGGGCGGTCGATTCCATCATCCTGATGAAGGACATGGGCGAACTCGCCGTCGATTTGGCCTACGGCGCGGTGCTGTTCGACAGCAAGGCCGTCGCCGAAGAAGTCGTCGAACTCGAAGCGGAGGTCGACGCGCTCCAGTCCCGGTTCGAGGCGTGGACGCTCCGGGCGGCCGCCGACGTCGACGACCCCGTCTCCCTGCGGGGGTTGGTCCACCTCGCACGGTCGACGGAGGTCATCTCCGACGCGGCGCTCGAAATGAGCGAGGGCGTCCTCCGCGGCCTCTCGACGCACCCTGTCGTCGCGGAGGCGGTCCGCGAGTCCGACGAGATACTGGTCCGGGCCACCGTCGCCGACGACAGCGAGTTCGCCGGAACGACCATCGGCGACGCCGCCGTGAAGACGGCAACCGGAATGCGCATCATCGCCGTCCGCCGCGGGGCCAGCGAGAGCGACCGAACCGGGCGCAGCGGCGGCGACTGGGTGGTCTCGCCCGGACCGGCGACGCCGCTCCGGGCCGGTGACGTGTTGCTCGCGAAGGGGACCCGCTCGGGCGCGGAACGGTTCACCGCGCTCGCCGAGGCTACCGACGAGCCAGCCTGATTGCCGACCCGACGGTGAAGGCGATGGTCAGCAACGCCCCGAGCGAGACGACCAGGACGAACGCGAGCGCCGCGTAGAGAACCGTCGGGCGGCCCGTCCCGGGGAGGACGAACACGACGACGATGACCGCCGTCAGCGCTGCCGCGAGGGCGAACCCCGCCTTCGCGTTGCGCGGGACGTTCAACGCCGCCATCATCGCGGCCGGACCGCTCTGTCGCTCGGAGTCTGACACGCCCGGACGTAGGGCAGGGAGTCAAAAGACCCCATTGGTCGGCCGCGACCGACGGGACGCCAGTTTTCGACGACTGGACGGCGCGAGAAATCCGAACCAGTAAAAACCGACGGGCCGAACAGAGCCGTTATGGTAACTTTCGGTACAGCGAACGCCGCCCCCGGTGAGATGGACACGGGGCGGCTAGAGGTCGGCGAAACCCGTGACGGGAGTACGGTGGGGCTCCCGGTGGCCGTCGTCAACGGGGCCGCCGACGGGAAGACTCTCTACATGCAGGCGGCCAGCGACGGTGACGAACTGAACGGGGTGGGCGTCATCCAGCGAGTCCTCCCGCAACTGGACCCCGCGGACATCGCCGGGACGATTCTGGTCTGTGGCATCGTCAACTACCACGCCTTCCAAGTCGCGGAACACCGCAACCCCATCGACGACACGAAGATGAATCGGGCCTATCCCGGCGACGCGAGGGGCACGTCGAGCGAGCGCATCGCCGCCGCCACGTACGACGCCGCCGTCAGCGCCGACCTCGTGTTGGACCTCCATCAGGGGTCCACCTCGCGGATGATAGACGAGGTCCGCGTTCGCTGTGGCACGCGCCACCGCCTCCACAACGAGTGTCTCGAACTCGCGAAGGTCTTCGGCTGTGGGTACATCCTCGACCAGAAGGGGCCGGACGGCCAGTTGGCCCGGGCCGCCCCCGACGAGGGCGTCCCCACCGTCGACCCCGAACTCGGCGGCTGTGTCGGCTGGGACGAGACATCCATCCAGAAGGGCGTCGACGGCGTGTTCAACGTCCTCACGTACTACGACTTCCTCGACGGCCAGTACCGCCCCCGCGCCCAGACCCGCGCGACCGGCTTCGAGCAGTACGGCTCGCCCGCCGGCGGGCTAGTGGACTTTCAGGTCGACCTCGGGGACCGCGTCTCCCGCGGGCAGACCCTCTTCGAGATTACGGACGTGTTCGGCCAACAGAAGGCCGAGGTGACCGCCGACTCCTCGGGCATCTTCTGGCGCTCGCGTCGCCTCCCGCAGGTCGCCACCGGCGAGTACGTCTGTTCTGTCGGGACGAGTCTGGATACCTACTAAGACCCACTTTGTACAGTCGTTCGAGAGCGCGACGGTCTCTCGTGATGACGAAAGACGCCATTGGCACCTTCCGAACCCCGTACTCCAAAAGCGTGGGGAAAAACGCGCGATGTTGCGTACGCACAGCGAACGAAGGGTCGTCAACGCTTTCGCTGACGGTGTGTCGGCCGCTGAAACGGCCTCCCGGCCACCACCCTCCGTCTCCGTCACCTTCTGGTCGCTCGCCGCCCTCGGTCGGGCCATGCGAACGTGTGAGTCCTGCGGCCGCGAGTACCCCCGCGACCGACCGTGGCGGTGTGACTGCGGGCACGCCCTCGATTACGTCGACCAGCCAGTACCGGACGGCGGGCCGCGCGAGTTCGACCGCGACGCTGGCATCTGGGCGTTCGAGGAGTTCCTGCCGATGGACGAGGCGGTGACCCTCGGCGAGGGGTGGACGCCGCTGGTCGACGCGCCAGCGTGGGACGCGACGTTCAAACTGGAGTTCCTCCACCCCACGGGGAGTTTCAAAGACCGCGGGGCGGCCGCCGTCGTCGCGGAAGCGCGGGCAGTCGGGGCCGACCGGATACTCGAAGACTCCTCGGGCAACGCCGGGTTAGCCGTCGCCAGTTACGCCGCGCGGGCGGGCATCGACGCCGAAATCTACGTTCCCGCGGACGCGAAAGCCGAGAAGCGACGGCGCATCGAGCGCACCGGGGCCGACGTGGTCGCCGTCGAGGGCGACCGGCAGGCCGTCACCGACGCCTGTCTCGACGCCGTCGAGGCGGGCGAGGGGTGGTACGCCAGCCACGCGTGGAACCCCGCGTTCTTCGCGGGGACGGCCACCGTCGCGTACGAACTGGCCGCCCAGCGCGACTGGTCGGTCCCCGACGCGTTCGTCACGCCGCTGGGCCACGGGACGCTGTTTCTCGGCGCGTACCGCGGCTTTCGCGCGCTGAAAGCGGCGGGCTGGATAGCCGAACTCCCGCGACTGCTCGGCGCGCAGGCCGTCGGCGCGAGTCCCATCGCCGACGGGCGACACGGCCAGCGAGCGGGCGAGAACGCGCTGGCCGACGGCATCCAGATTCACGACCCGGCGCGGGCCGACCAGATTCGGGCGGCCATCGACGACACCGGTGGCGATGCCGTCGCCGTCGACGAGGCGGCGACTCACCAGGCCCACCGACGGCTCTCGGCCTCGGGGTTCCACGTCGAACCTACGTGTGCAACGGCGGTCGCAGCGCTGGAGACGTTCCGCGAGCGCGGCGTCCTCGGTCCTGACGAGGACGTGGTCCTCGCGCTCACCGGACGGAACGCCTAGCGCCACACGAGTAGCGAGACGGGCACGTCGGAGTCGATAGATATCCACTGGGTCTCCACGTCGGCCGGGTCGACGTCCGCGGCGTAACAGATGTAGCGTTCGGTCCCGTCCGAGCGGTTTCTGACCACCGCCGGGAGGACCCCCTCGTCCGGCTCTGGGGATGGCGTGCCGCCATCCGGCGACCAGTGCTCAGTTCCCATGCCCGGACCCGAGGCTCAGGGACAGTATTGTTACTAATAGGCTAGCGATAGAAGGCCCTACCGAACGGTGTCTAAATCGACCAGTTCGTCCGCCGACACCGCGAGCCACTGGGTCGCCACCTCGTGACCCGGCCGGTCTTTTGGGTACAGCAACGCCCGCTTGCCACCGTTCGAAGACGGTTCGAGTTCGGCGAACAACACCGTCTCCGCGAAATCGTCCTGTGGGAGTGGTGGGGCTTCGTCCGGTCCGGCCAGCGGGCGGTTACTGCTCATGCCACCACTGTTAGTTGGTGGTAACGTTTGTTATACAGCGCATAACCGATAAACGAGCCAACAGTTGGTACCCCCTACTTCCGCTGCCCGTCTCGTTCATCGGGTCGCGCCGTGCGTCTCCCGCGGGTCGCAAGCGACCGCGCCGCGTTCGCGCTCGGAACCTATCGCTCCGGGTGCGTCGGTCCGTCGAACCCACCACGGACCAACGGCTTGGCGATGTGCCGTCGCGCCACCGGCGGCACTTCGTACCACCCCCGTTCGAGTTCGCGGTCGACCCGCCGTTCGACTTTTCCGTCGGCGCTCGTCCCACAGTCTCGACAGCGATAGCCTTGGTTGCGCCCGGCGGAGGACATCGAGCGGTCACAGTCGGGGCAGGTCGGCGTGACGCGTTCGGTCGTCCGAAGGTCCCGGACCGCGAACTTCTCCAGTTTGAGCGTCCCGTCCGAGACTTCCCCGCAGACGGTGAGGCGGTCGCCGACGCGGAGCGCCCGCACTCGGTCGCGGAACCGCTTGGTCGGTTCGAACGCCGCACAGCGGAGCGTCGTCTCGCCGTCGCCGACGGCGAGGAAGACGTGGCCGCCCTCGCGGGTCTCGGGCGCGTCGACCACCGCGCCCGTGACGCGGTAGGCGCTGTCCTCGCTGACGGACCCGAGCGCCGCGTCTTGGAGGTGCACGTCCGTCCCCTGATTCGTGTGAAACGTCGCCGACGCGGCGACGGGTTCGCTCTCGATGGCGTCGGCGACGGTCCGGCAGGCCTCGGGGTCGTCGCCGCGAATCCCGTAGAGGATGGGACAGGGCGTCCGCGGGACACACACCGGATAGCCGGAGTCGCAGTCCACCGTGTCCCACACCGTCGGATAGTGGGCGTCGGCGGCCGCGCGGACGCTCTCGGGTGTCACCTCGCGGTCGGTCCCCCACCGCGACTGCTCGCGGTAGGCGATGTGCTCGTAGGTCCACTCGTCGAGGGCGGCCCACGCGCCGACGGCGGCGAGTGCGCCGACGAGGCCGCGGCCGTTGCCGCGTTCGAGGCGGGCGAACCCGGCGAAATCCGAGAGCGTCGTCGCCGTCACGCGGTCCTGTATCGACCGAACCGCGGCAAGCGCGAAGTCGGCGACCTGCGGCGGGACGTTTTCGGGCGCGCAGTCGGCGACGACAGCGCCCGGATTCGTCTCTGGGTCGTCGGTCTGGGCGAGGGCCATCGTCTCGCGAGTCAGGTCGAGGACGCGGTCGGCGTCGAGGTCCGTATGCACTGCGAGCGCCGCGTTCCCGCGGGTCTTGTGTTCGACGGCGGGATTGAGGCGGACGAGGAGCAGTCGCTCGACGGCCCCGCCAGCGTCGCGTATCCGCTCGGCGAGTCGGGCGGCCGCGTATGTCGTACACATCCCCGTCTCGCGGGAGTCGGTATCGTCCAGTCCGACGACGGTCACGCGCGAGTGTAGCCGGGTCCCGCCCAAAGCCGTTTCGGGGTATCGGTCGGACTGAAAGACGATGCGCGGGCGGCACAACGCATATAATGCCTGAATGGCTTACGACCCAATAGAGGTACAGACCACTATGTCACGGTCCGCACTGGTCGGCAACGTCACCGCCATGCTCGAGGACGCTGGATTCCTCGTGAGCGACCGGTGTGCGATTCGACCGAAGAGCTTCGACATCGCGGCCCGCCGCGGTGAGGACGTATTGCTCGTGAAGATACTGGGCAATATCGACGCCTTCGACGCCCGGACGGGCGGCGAGATGCGCAGACTCGGAACCTACCTGAACGCCACGCCCATCGTCGTCGGCCTCCGTACCCGCGACGAAGACCTGAAACCCGGCGTCGTCTACTTCCGCCACGGCGTCCCGGTCCTCTCGCCCGATACCGCGATGGACCTCTTCGTCGAGGAAGTCCCGCCGCTCATCTACGCCGCGCCGGGCGGCCTGTACGTCAACATCGACTCCGAAGTTCTCGCCGACGTCCGCGAGGAGAAAGAGTGGTCGCTCGGTCGCTTAGCGAAGGAACTCGGTGTCTCCCGACGCACCGTCTCGAAGTACGAGGACGGGATGGACGCCTCCGTCGAGGTGGCCGCGCAGTTAGAGGAACTGTTCGAGGCGCCGCTGACCGCGCCCGTCAGCGTCTTGGAGGGGACCGAGGACATCCGGGACGACGAACCCACGCCCGAAGACCCCGACGTGGCCCCGGAGGACGAACCCATCGCCACCGTCTTCACCCGCATCGGCTTCGAGGTCCACCCCACCGACCGCGCGCCGTTCAAGACGGTCAACGAGAACGCCCGGCGGCGCGAGCAGGTGCTGACCGGTCACTCGGCGTTCACCGAGGCCGCCGAGAAGCGCGCGCGCATCATGTCCTCCGTCGGCGAGGTCACCCGCACCCGGTCGGTGTACGTCGTCGACGAACTCACCCGCGAGTCCGTCGACGGAACGGCGCTCATCGAGGAGGCCGAGATGGAGGAGATAGAGGACGCAGACGACCTGCGCGACCTCATCATGGACCGCGGCGTCGACCCCGAAGAAGAGGAACTCGCGTAGCCGTCGCTACCCGACGGACAGACGCGAAAATCGGCGGCCGACTACGCAGGCCGCGCCGCTACCGTACGTCTCGGTCCCACCTTTTCCGTCCTCGGGTTCGTCGCGTGGCTCCGAACCGCTCGTCGAAAAACGTGGTCTTGCTGAGCGAAGCGAAGCAAGGCTCGTCAGAGCGTCGCTCTGACGGCGGCGAAAACTACCGTTCGCGAACGGCGCGAGCGAACGGGATGATTTCAGGCCGCGCCGCTACCGTACGTCTCTTCGAGATACGCCACGATGTCGTCGGACTCGGGCATCCCATCGACGCCGTGGTCCGGGTCGACGAGGACCGGGACGCCCGTCTGTCCGGACACCTCCTTGACTTCGGTGCGCTCGTCGTGCGAGCGCGGGACCATGTGGGACTCGTACTCCAGTTCGAGTTCGTCGAGTTTCTTGATGACCTTCGCACAGTAGGGACAACCTTCCAGTTCGTACAGTTCGAGGTTCGCCATCTCACCGAGCATAGACAGGCGACCGG
This window encodes:
- a CDS encoding transcriptional regulator: MSRSALVGNVTAMLEDAGFLVSDRCAIRPKSFDIAARRGEDVLLVKILGNIDAFDARTGGEMRRLGTYLNATPIVVGLRTRDEDLKPGVVYFRHGVPVLSPDTAMDLFVEEVPPLIYAAPGGLYVNIDSEVLADVREEKEWSLGRLAKELGVSRRTVSKYEDGMDASVEVAAQLEELFEAPLTAPVSVLEGTEDIRDDEPTPEDPDVAPEDEPIATVFTRIGFEVHPTDRAPFKTVNENARRREQVLTGHSAFTEAAEKRARIMSSVGEVTRTRSVYVVDELTRESVDGTALIEEAEMEEIEDADDLRDLIMDRGVDPEEEELA
- a CDS encoding DUF7511 domain-containing protein, translating into MSSNRPLAGPDEAPPLPQDDFAETVLFAELEPSSNGGKRALLYPKDRPGHEVATQWLAVSADELVDLDTVR
- a CDS encoding pyridoxal-phosphate dependent enzyme codes for the protein MRTCESCGREYPRDRPWRCDCGHALDYVDQPVPDGGPREFDRDAGIWAFEEFLPMDEAVTLGEGWTPLVDAPAWDATFKLEFLHPTGSFKDRGAAAVVAEARAVGADRILEDSSGNAGLAVASYAARAGIDAEIYVPADAKAEKRRRIERTGADVVAVEGDRQAVTDACLDAVEAGEGWYASHAWNPAFFAGTATVAYELAAQRDWSVPDAFVTPLGHGTLFLGAYRGFRALKAAGWIAELPRLLGAQAVGASPIADGRHGQRAGENALADGIQIHDPARADQIRAAIDDTGGDAVAVDEAATHQAHRRLSASGFHVEPTCATAVAALETFRERGVLGPDEDVVLALTGRNA
- a CDS encoding succinylglutamate desuccinylase/aspartoacylase family protein, with product MVTFGTANAAPGEMDTGRLEVGETRDGSTVGLPVAVVNGAADGKTLYMQAASDGDELNGVGVIQRVLPQLDPADIAGTILVCGIVNYHAFQVAEHRNPIDDTKMNRAYPGDARGTSSERIAAATYDAAVSADLVLDLHQGSTSRMIDEVRVRCGTRHRLHNECLELAKVFGCGYILDQKGPDGQLARAAPDEGVPTVDPELGGCVGWDETSIQKGVDGVFNVLTYYDFLDGQYRPRAQTRATGFEQYGSPAGGLVDFQVDLGDRVSRGQTLFEITDVFGQQKAEVTADSSGIFWRSRRLPQVATGEYVCSVGTSLDTY
- a CDS encoding tRNA(Ile)(2)-agmatinylcytidine synthase — translated: MTVVGLDDTDSRETGMCTTYAAARLAERIRDAGGAVERLLLVRLNPAVEHKTRGNAALAVHTDLDADRVLDLTRETMALAQTDDPETNPGAVVADCAPENVPPQVADFALAAVRSIQDRVTATTLSDFAGFARLERGNGRGLVGALAAVGAWAALDEWTYEHIAYREQSRWGTDREVTPESVRAAADAHYPTVWDTVDCDSGYPVCVPRTPCPILYGIRGDDPEACRTVADAIESEPVAASATFHTNQGTDVHLQDAALGSVSEDSAYRVTGAVVDAPETREGGHVFLAVGDGETTLRCAAFEPTKRFRDRVRALRVGDRLTVCGEVSDGTLKLEKFAVRDLRTTERVTPTCPDCDRSMSSAGRNQGYRCRDCGTSADGKVERRVDRELERGWYEVPPVARRHIAKPLVRGGFDGPTHPER
- a CDS encoding glutathione S-transferase N-terminal domain-containing protein yields the protein MANLELYELEGCPYCAKVIKKLDELELEYESHMVPRSHDERTEVKEVSGQTGVPVLVDPDHGVDGMPESDDIVAYLEETYGSGAA
- a CDS encoding DUF7536 family protein encodes the protein MSDSERQSGPAAMMAALNVPRNAKAGFALAAALTAVIVVVFVLPGTGRPTVLYAALAFVLVVSLGALLTIAFTVGSAIRLARR
- a CDS encoding potassium channel family protein; the protein is MELTGTVEYEPVSVKAVLAEMKDTAELLIDLSYSAVLLRSDDVAAEVLELEAKMDVLQMRARMSLLMACRSTDDAETLAPVLSMVGAAEKISDAAGDIAKIVLEDIGLPDSMRAALPEAVETLVRATVTPESRLAGQTLGDLNLETDTGVRALAIRRQGNWLLNPDRETRLEAADVVLFRGPEDGVSEVYADATGETYEPPEPPAGGDEDLERAVDSIILMKDMGELAVDLAYGAVLFDSKAVAEEVVELEAEVDALQSRFEAWTLRAAADVDDPVSLRGLVHLARSTEVISDAALEMSEGVLRGLSTHPVVAEAVRESDEILVRATVADDSEFAGTTIGDAAVKTATGMRIIAVRRGASESDRTGRSGGDWVVSPGPATPLRAGDVLLAKGTRSGAERFTALAEATDEPA